The following proteins are encoded in a genomic region of Glycine max cultivar Williams 82 chromosome 18, Glycine_max_v4.0, whole genome shotgun sequence:
- the LOC102665173 gene encoding uncharacterized protein encodes MGEANAQSQSEPFIANSPQPTFQKHKHPITANSPPPPPPPHSPMCDHHHILQQNQEAVEPTDLFSMMHLSNSNVCSNRQPPCSAATNNNPMKRRSTPSSSSSGEPCAKKLFCDQEDLTLYGFSAVSIPLNINPLVNKRGSFPVLRRCVSDPCTPPAPLPEPEQSTPPERGSGLPPLPPRFQRSVSDLSVPSPDKAMSCLSSEETVAPDSVRLRRMKERLKEMRQWWDEVIKDEKEDGGEEECAVAENVKVLAQDDLGGGDSEEAVSVDWAERCINLAFRCPCGKGYEVLLSENNCYYKLM; translated from the exons ATGGGTGAAGCAAACGCTCAATCTCAGAGCGAACCCTTCATCGCAAACTCTCCACAACCAACATTTCAGAAACACAAACACCCCATCACCGCAAactcaccaccaccaccaccaccaccacactcACCAATGTGCGATCATCACCACATTCTTCAACAAAACCAAGAAGCGGTGGAGCCCACAGACTTGTTCTCCATGATGCACCTCTCCAACAGCAATGTCTGCAGCAACCGTCAGCCACCCTGCTCCGCCGCCACCAACAACAACCCCATGAAGCGCCGATCGACGccatcttcctcctcctccgGCGAGCCCTGCGCCAAGAAGCTCTTCTGCGACCAAGAGGATCTCACCCTCTACGGCTTCTCCGCCGTCTCCATTCCCCTCAACATCAACCCCCTCGTCAACAAGCGCGGCTCTTTCCCCGTCCTCCGCCGCTGCGTCTCCGACCCCTGCACCCCTCCGGCGCCGTTGCCGGAACCGGAGCAATCCACTCCACCGGAGAGAGGCTCCGGGCTGCCACCCCTACCGCCGAGATTCCAACGGAGCGTGTCGGATCTCTCTGTTCCTTCCCCGGACAAGGCTATGTCCTGTTTGAGCTCTGAAGAAACCGTCGCGCCTGATTCCGTG AggctgagaaggatgaaggagCGTTTGAAAGAGATGAGGCAGTGGTGGGATGAAGTTATAAAAGATGAGAAGGAAGATGGTGGAGAAGAAGAGTGTGCAGTTGCTGAAAATGTCAAGGTCCTAGCTcag GATGATTTGGGAGGTGGAGATTCTGAAGAAGCTGTTAGTGTTGATTGGGCTGAACGGTGCATAAACCTTGCGTTTAGGTGCCCGTGTGGGAAAGGCTATGAGGTTCTCCTCTCTGAAAATAACTGTTACTACAAGTTGATGTAG